A window from Streptomyces sp. NBC_00271 encodes these proteins:
- a CDS encoding permease produces MPAILHALSITGSMTWEITWALILGFGLSAVVQAVVRRATIVRLLGDDRPRTLTLAAGLGAASSSCSYAAVALARSLFRKGANFTAAMAFEIASTNLVVELGVILALLMGWQFTVAEFVGGPIMIVVLAVLFRIFLRERLLREAREQAERGLAGSMEGHAAMDMSIQTEGSFARRLLSRDGYTSVAHVFVMEWAAILRDLVIGLLIAGAIAAWVPDAFWQSLFLEGHPLAAKLIGPLIGPLVAIASFVCSIGNVPLAVVLWKGGISFGGVVAFIFADLLILPILNIYRKYYGLRMTGFLLVTFYAAMVLAGYVVEFLFGGLGLIPDQADATIPMEGVSWNYTTWLNIAFLLLAAALVWRFLRTGGPAMLRMMGGAPEPEGHGHGSAGTEGHHHGAPAPEGHGHGAPGAEGHGHH; encoded by the coding sequence ATGCCCGCGATCCTGCACGCACTGTCCATCACCGGGTCGATGACCTGGGAGATCACCTGGGCGCTGATCCTGGGATTCGGCCTCTCCGCCGTCGTCCAGGCCGTGGTGCGCCGCGCGACGATCGTGCGGCTGCTCGGTGACGACCGGCCGCGGACGCTCACGCTGGCCGCGGGGCTCGGCGCGGCGTCCTCGTCCTGTTCGTACGCGGCCGTCGCGCTGGCGCGCTCGCTGTTCCGCAAGGGCGCGAATTTCACCGCGGCGATGGCGTTCGAGATCGCCTCCACCAATCTGGTCGTCGAACTCGGCGTGATCCTGGCCCTGTTGATGGGCTGGCAGTTCACGGTCGCCGAATTCGTCGGCGGCCCGATCATGATCGTGGTGCTGGCCGTGCTCTTCCGGATCTTTCTGCGCGAACGACTGTTGCGCGAGGCCCGGGAGCAGGCGGAGCGCGGGCTCGCCGGGTCGATGGAGGGGCATGCCGCGATGGACATGTCGATCCAGACGGAGGGCTCGTTCGCGCGGCGGCTGCTCTCGCGCGACGGCTACACCTCGGTCGCACACGTGTTCGTCATGGAGTGGGCGGCGATCCTGCGCGACCTGGTGATCGGCCTGCTGATCGCGGGCGCGATCGCGGCCTGGGTGCCCGACGCGTTCTGGCAGTCCCTCTTCCTGGAAGGCCACCCGCTCGCCGCGAAGCTGATCGGCCCCCTGATCGGCCCGCTCGTGGCGATCGCCTCGTTCGTCTGCTCCATCGGAAACGTGCCGCTGGCCGTCGTGCTGTGGAAGGGCGGGATCAGCTTCGGCGGTGTGGTCGCGTTCATCTTCGCCGACCTGCTGATCCTGCCGATCCTGAACATCTACCGGAAGTACTACGGACTCCGCATGACCGGGTTCCTCCTGGTCACCTTCTACGCCGCCATGGTGCTCGCCGGATACGTCGTGGAGTTCCTCTTCGGCGGCCTCGGGCTCATCCCCGACCAGGCCGACGCGACGATCCCCATGGAGGGTGTCTCCTGGAACTACACGACCTGGCTGAACATCGCCTTCCTGCTGCTGGCGGCGGCCCTGGTGTGGCGGTTCCTGCGCACGGGCGGCCCGGCGATGCTGCGGATGATGGGCGGGGCACCGGAGCCGGAGGGCCACGGGCACGGGAGTGCGGGGACGGAAGGCCACCACCACGGCGCACCTGCGCCGGAAGGCCACGGGCACGGGGCTCCGGGGGCCGAAGGCCACGGGCACCACTGA
- a CDS encoding wax ester/triacylglycerol synthase family O-acyltransferase, which produces MTPDLLAPLDLAFWNIESAQHPMHLGALGVFSAHSPTAGAHAAELLAVRAAGVPGLRMRIRDVWQPLAFPPHFGSAAREPAPDFEPLNHVRLHAPTADFPAAAGRLMERPLQRGRPPWEAHVLPGEDGTSFAVFFKFHHALADGLRALMLAAALMDPLDLPEPRPRPADPPRGLLPDVRKLPDLVRGTLSDLGRALDIGSSVARATLGARSSPALTSQPTGTRRIAGVALDLDDVHRVRKSVGGTVNDVLIAVVAGALRNWLDERGDSSEGVAPRALIPVSRRRPRTAHPQGNRLSGYLIRLPVDDPDPLGRLRSVRTAMDANKDAGPNRGAGAVALLADHVPPLGHRLGGPVVGQAARLLFDILVTSVPLPSLGLKLGGCPLTEVYPLAPLARGQALAVAVSTYRGRVHYGLVADAQAVPDLNRLARALTEEVETLIIACGP; this is translated from the coding sequence TTGACTCCTGATCTCCTCGCACCACTCGACCTGGCGTTCTGGAACATCGAGTCCGCCCAGCACCCGATGCACCTCGGCGCCCTCGGTGTCTTCTCCGCGCACTCGCCGACCGCGGGCGCGCACGCCGCCGAACTGCTCGCGGTCCGCGCGGCCGGGGTGCCCGGGCTGCGCATGCGGATCCGCGACGTCTGGCAGCCCCTCGCCTTCCCGCCCCACTTCGGGAGCGCGGCCCGGGAACCCGCGCCGGACTTCGAACCCCTCAACCACGTCCGGCTGCACGCACCGACCGCGGACTTCCCCGCCGCCGCGGGCCGGCTCATGGAACGCCCGCTCCAGCGCGGCCGGCCCCCGTGGGAGGCGCACGTCCTGCCCGGCGAGGACGGCACCTCGTTCGCGGTGTTCTTCAAGTTCCACCACGCGCTGGCCGACGGCCTGCGGGCACTGATGCTCGCCGCCGCCCTCATGGACCCGCTGGACCTGCCCGAGCCCCGCCCGCGCCCCGCCGATCCGCCCCGCGGACTCCTCCCGGACGTCCGCAAACTGCCCGACCTGGTGCGAGGCACCCTCTCCGACCTGGGCCGCGCCCTCGACATCGGCAGCTCCGTCGCCCGCGCCACCCTCGGCGCCCGCTCCTCGCCCGCCCTCACCTCGCAGCCCACCGGCACCCGCCGGATCGCGGGCGTCGCCCTCGACCTGGACGATGTGCACCGCGTCCGCAAGAGCGTCGGCGGCACCGTCAACGACGTCCTGATCGCCGTCGTTGCGGGAGCCCTGCGCAACTGGCTCGACGAGCGCGGCGACAGCAGCGAGGGAGTCGCGCCCCGCGCCCTGATCCCCGTCTCCAGGCGCCGCCCGCGCACCGCGCACCCGCAGGGCAACCGGCTCTCCGGTTACCTGATACGGCTTCCCGTCGACGACCCGGACCCGCTCGGCCGACTCCGTTCGGTGCGTACGGCGATGGACGCCAACAAGGACGCGGGACCCAACCGGGGAGCGGGCGCCGTCGCGCTGCTCGCCGACCATGTGCCGCCGCTCGGTCACCGCCTCGGCGGTCCCGTCGTCGGCCAGGCGGCCCGGCTGCTCTTCGACATCCTGGTCACCAGCGTGCCGCTGCCCAGCCTCGGTCTGAAGCTCGGCGGCTGCCCGCTCACCGAGGTCTATCCGCTCGCCCCGCTGGCCCGCGGCCAGGCGCTGGCGGTGGCCGTGTCGACGTATCGCGGACGGGTCCACTACGGGCTCGTCGCCGACGCACAGGCCGTGCCGGACCTGAACCGGCTGGCCCGCGCGCTGACCGAGGAGGTGGAGACGCTGATCATCGCCTGCGGCCCCTGA
- a CDS encoding serine hydrolase yields the protein MVTMGVRRRAGHHRCAALIAAAAISLLGASHTPCAVAAAPPPQPPPQLTRADVDDAVGKLDGIVRDAMKRTGVPGVAVAVVHKDRVVYLKGFGERRAGRSGAVDPDTVFQLASLSKPLASTVVAGVVGGGTLAWDDPVAAQLPGFALKDPWVTAHVTYADLFSHRSGLPDHSGDLLEDLGYDRTYILDHLKYEPLGPFRASYAYTNYGVTAAAQAVANAKDTSWDKLSQDTLYGPAGMKNTSSRFSDYDRAEDKAVTHVKNADGTWQPKYVRDADAQSPAGGASSTARDMATWMRLQLANGKLDGRQVIPAAPLERTHLPEIVAQPPQAPAGRAGFYGLGWNVGYDDQGRLRLSHSGAFELGANTDVTMLPGEQLGITVLTNGAPVGLADSVALNFFDTAQYGKPTTDWLPLVDRVYQQQEQQGRSPTDYARPPRNGAVARAADTYTGTYDNAYYGPLTVTAAHGELSMSLGPKHTTFRLTHYDGDTFGFRTVGENATGLSGVTFKVGAGSPGSGGSKASRVTVEAWDHDGLGTFTRG from the coding sequence ATGGTGACCATGGGTGTGCGGCGACGGGCGGGACACCACCGATGCGCGGCGCTGATCGCAGCCGCCGCGATCTCCCTGCTCGGCGCGAGCCACACCCCCTGCGCCGTAGCGGCGGCCCCGCCTCCCCAGCCGCCCCCGCAGCTCACCCGGGCCGACGTGGACGATGCCGTCGGCAAGCTCGACGGCATCGTGCGGGACGCCATGAAGAGGACCGGCGTCCCCGGCGTCGCCGTGGCCGTCGTCCACAAGGACCGCGTGGTCTATCTCAAGGGCTTCGGCGAGCGTCGGGCGGGACGGTCCGGGGCCGTCGACCCGGACACCGTCTTCCAGCTCGCGTCCTTGTCCAAGCCGCTGGCCTCGACCGTCGTCGCGGGGGTCGTCGGCGGCGGGACGCTCGCCTGGGACGACCCCGTCGCGGCGCAGCTGCCCGGCTTCGCCCTCAAGGACCCCTGGGTCACGGCGCACGTCACGTACGCCGACCTCTTCTCCCACCGCAGCGGCCTGCCCGACCACTCCGGTGACCTCCTCGAAGACCTCGGCTACGACCGGACGTACATCCTGGACCACCTGAAGTACGAGCCGCTCGGCCCGTTCCGCGCCAGTTACGCCTACACCAACTACGGGGTCACCGCCGCGGCCCAGGCGGTCGCGAACGCGAAGGACACGTCCTGGGACAAGCTCTCCCAGGACACGCTGTACGGCCCCGCAGGCATGAAAAACACCAGCTCCCGCTTCTCCGACTACGACCGGGCCGAGGACAAGGCCGTCACCCATGTGAAGAACGCGGACGGCACCTGGCAGCCGAAGTACGTCCGGGACGCCGACGCCCAGTCGCCCGCGGGCGGCGCGAGCTCCACGGCCCGCGACATGGCCACCTGGATGCGACTGCAACTGGCGAACGGGAAGCTGGACGGCAGGCAGGTCATCCCCGCCGCACCGCTGGAGCGCACCCACCTGCCCGAGATCGTCGCCCAGCCCCCGCAGGCCCCGGCGGGCCGCGCGGGCTTCTACGGCCTCGGCTGGAACGTCGGCTACGACGACCAGGGCCGGCTGCGCCTCAGCCACTCCGGCGCGTTCGAACTCGGCGCCAACACCGATGTGACGATGCTGCCCGGCGAGCAGCTCGGCATCACCGTCCTGACCAACGGGGCGCCGGTGGGCCTCGCCGACTCGGTCGCGCTGAACTTCTTCGACACCGCCCAGTACGGGAAGCCCACGACGGACTGGCTGCCCCTGGTCGACCGGGTCTACCAGCAGCAGGAGCAGCAGGGCCGCTCCCCCACCGACTACGCCAGACCCCCGCGGAACGGGGCCGTGGCCCGCGCCGCCGACACGTACACGGGCACGTACGACAACGCCTACTACGGACCGCTGACCGTCACGGCAGCCCACGGGGAACTCAGCATGAGCCTGGGCCCGAAGCACACCACCTTCCGGCTCACCCACTACGACGGCGACACCTTCGGTTTCCGGACCGTCGGCGAGAACGCGACCGGGCTCTCGGGGGTGACCTTCAAGGTCGGTGCGGGTTCACCGGGGTCCGGCGGCTCGAAGGCGTCGCGGGTGACCGTCGAGGCCTGGGACCACGACGGCCTGGGCACCTTCACCCGTGGCTGA
- a CDS encoding SDR family oxidoreductase, which translates to MTTPYGLEGRSAIVTGASRGIGLAVAEELSRAGARVCVAARDPDAVGRAAERLGGVGLAGSVADPAHLRELTELALREFGRIDVVVNNAATNQPYGPLMDADPDRWREAFTVNVEAPLRLVQCAWRAWMGEHGGAVVNVCTEGAGHVGPNVGAYGTSKAALLHLTQQLAGELAPKVRVNAVSPGLVRTEMARFVWENAEDELGAGLPLGRIGRPEDIARAVVWLASDAAGWITGADLLVDGGTRVRSAHSAADPVHARLRTRAPDA; encoded by the coding sequence ATGACGACGCCGTACGGGCTTGAGGGCAGGAGCGCCATCGTCACCGGGGCCTCGCGCGGGATCGGTCTCGCCGTCGCCGAGGAGCTCTCCCGGGCGGGGGCGCGGGTGTGTGTGGCGGCCCGGGACCCGGACGCGGTCGGCCGGGCCGCCGAACGGCTCGGCGGCGTCGGACTCGCGGGCTCGGTGGCCGATCCGGCGCATCTGCGGGAGCTGACCGAGCTGGCACTGCGGGAGTTCGGGCGCATCGACGTCGTGGTGAACAACGCCGCGACCAACCAGCCGTACGGCCCGCTCATGGATGCCGATCCGGACCGCTGGCGCGAGGCGTTCACGGTCAACGTGGAGGCCCCGCTGCGGTTGGTGCAGTGTGCCTGGCGGGCCTGGATGGGCGAGCACGGCGGCGCGGTCGTGAACGTGTGCACGGAGGGCGCCGGGCATGTGGGGCCGAACGTGGGGGCGTACGGCACCAGCAAGGCGGCCCTCCTCCACCTCACCCAGCAGCTCGCCGGCGAACTCGCCCCGAAGGTGCGGGTGAACGCCGTCTCCCCGGGGCTCGTCCGCACCGAGATGGCCCGGTTCGTCTGGGAGAACGCCGAGGACGAGCTCGGCGCGGGCCTCCCGCTGGGCCGGATCGGCCGGCCCGAGGACATCGCGCGGGCGGTGGTCTGGCTGGCCTCGGACGCGGCCGGGTGGATCACGGGCGCCGATCTGCTGGTCGACGGAGGCACCCGGGTCCGGTCCGCGCACTCCGCCGCCGACCCCGTCCACGCACGCCTGCGGACGCGCGCGCCCGACGCATGA
- a CDS encoding GNAT family N-acetyltransferase, with protein sequence MLIREAAAEDWPRIWPFWHRIVAAGETYTWDPGTSEEAARALWMAPGKRVYVAEDVTGAVVGSAYVTPNYGGPAARVANAGFMVDPDHAGLGIGRALAEHILAAAKADGYRGMVFNAVVETNPAVKLWTALGFTILGTVPDAYEHPRHGRVGLHIMYKAL encoded by the coding sequence ATGCTGATCAGAGAAGCCGCGGCCGAGGACTGGCCGCGGATCTGGCCTTTCTGGCACCGGATCGTCGCCGCGGGTGAGACCTACACCTGGGACCCGGGCACCTCCGAGGAGGCGGCCCGGGCCCTGTGGATGGCACCGGGCAAGCGTGTGTACGTCGCCGAGGACGTCACCGGAGCGGTCGTCGGCTCGGCCTACGTCACACCCAACTACGGCGGCCCCGCCGCCCGCGTCGCCAATGCCGGATTCATGGTCGACCCCGACCACGCCGGGCTCGGCATCGGGCGCGCGCTCGCCGAGCACATCCTCGCCGCGGCGAAGGCCGACGGCTACCGGGGCATGGTCTTCAACGCCGTCGTGGAGACCAATCCCGCCGTCAAGCTGTGGACCGCACTCGGCTTCACGATCCTCGGCACCGTGCCGGACGCCTACGAGCACCCCCGGCACGGGCGGGTGGGTCTGCACATCATGTACAAGGCGCTGTGA
- a CDS encoding SDR family NAD(P)-dependent oxidoreductase produces MTVTEDGQAALAVDTAEDDRAASAVDGEAVSYGPGIDPERLAVCLGVLDELDKIEVDHPDAIAVRRATAGVYRTVKQRRRQERRAAKTAHDKAVTESTATGSAQRIDDETEGILPSSVTDAGEIAGILQRPRSCYICKKRYVEVDYFYHQLCQDCAAENRARRDARADLTGKRALLTGGRAKIGMYIALRLLRDGAHTTITTRFPNDAIRRFKAMPDSDEWIGRLKIVGIDLRDPAQVVALAESVAAEGPLDILINNAAQTVRRSPGAYSELLAAESGPLPAGELPPAEVIGTFGSGAVAALPVAGGGALTAQDVTDLALVSGSASLERIAAGTAIDAGGLVPDLHDTNSWIQSVEEVTPVELLEVQLCNSTAPFILISRLRAAMAASGADRTYIVNVSAMEGVFNRGYKGAGHPHTNMAKAALNMLTRTSAQEMFEKDRILMTAVDTGWITDERPHPDKMRLADAGFHAPLDLIDGAARVYDPIVRGEQGEDLYGVFMKDYAPGKW; encoded by the coding sequence ATGACGGTGACAGAGGACGGCCAGGCGGCTCTCGCCGTGGACACGGCTGAGGACGACCGGGCGGCTTCCGCCGTGGACGGGGAGGCGGTCTCCTACGGGCCGGGCATCGACCCGGAGCGGCTGGCCGTCTGCCTCGGCGTGCTCGACGAGCTCGACAAGATCGAGGTCGACCACCCGGACGCCATCGCCGTGCGCCGCGCCACCGCGGGCGTCTACCGCACGGTCAAGCAGCGCCGCCGACAGGAGCGCAGGGCCGCCAAGACCGCCCACGACAAGGCCGTCACCGAGTCCACCGCGACCGGTTCCGCCCAGCGCATCGACGACGAGACCGAGGGCATCCTGCCTTCGTCCGTCACCGACGCCGGCGAGATCGCGGGGATACTCCAGCGCCCGCGCTCCTGCTACATCTGCAAGAAGCGGTACGTCGAGGTCGACTACTTCTACCACCAGCTCTGCCAGGACTGCGCCGCCGAGAACCGCGCCCGCCGCGACGCCCGCGCCGACCTCACCGGCAAGCGCGCCCTGCTCACCGGCGGCCGCGCCAAGATCGGCATGTACATCGCACTGCGGCTGCTGCGCGACGGCGCGCACACCACCATCACCACGCGCTTCCCGAACGACGCGATCCGCCGCTTCAAGGCCATGCCGGACAGCGACGAGTGGATCGGCCGCCTGAAGATCGTCGGCATCGACCTGCGCGACCCGGCGCAGGTCGTGGCCCTGGCCGAGTCGGTCGCCGCCGAGGGCCCGCTGGACATCCTGATCAACAACGCCGCCCAGACCGTTCGCCGCTCCCCGGGTGCCTACAGCGAGCTGCTCGCCGCCGAGTCCGGCCCGCTGCCCGCCGGTGAGCTGCCGCCCGCCGAGGTCATCGGCACCTTCGGCTCCGGCGCGGTGGCCGCGCTCCCGGTCGCCGGGGGCGGCGCGCTGACCGCGCAGGACGTCACCGACCTGGCCCTGGTGTCCGGCTCGGCCTCCCTGGAGCGGATCGCGGCCGGTACGGCCATCGACGCGGGCGGCCTCGTGCCCGACCTGCACGACACCAACAGCTGGATCCAGTCGGTCGAGGAGGTCACGCCGGTCGAGCTCCTCGAGGTCCAGCTCTGCAACTCGACGGCCCCCTTCATCCTGATCAGCCGGCTGCGCGCGGCGATGGCGGCCTCCGGTGCCGACCGCACGTACATCGTGAACGTCTCCGCCATGGAGGGCGTCTTCAACCGCGGCTACAAGGGCGCGGGCCACCCGCACACCAACATGGCCAAGGCCGCCCTGAACATGCTCACGCGCACCAGCGCCCAGGAGATGTTCGAGAAGGACCGCATCCTGATGACCGCCGTCGACACCGGCTGGATCACCGACGAGCGCCCGCACCCCGACAAGATGCGTCTCGCCGACGCGGGCTTCCACGCCCCGCTCGACCTGATCGACGGCGCGGCCCGGGTGTACGACCCGATCGTGCGCGGCGAGCAGGGCGAGGACCTGTACGGCGTCTTCATGAAGGACTACGCGCCCGGCAAGTGGTGA